The following coding sequences lie in one Arachis stenosperma cultivar V10309 chromosome 5, arast.V10309.gnm1.PFL2, whole genome shotgun sequence genomic window:
- the LOC130980331 gene encoding uncharacterized protein LOC130980331, translated as MTTLSSHWAPQWSSDEKEELYEVHGWPTNMVVDLEKHTYSCRFWQLIGMLCMHAISAIQDKNDKRAEDYCHDWLKMEAYRKTYCFNVNPVKGQDLWKNTPHPAPVPPPFKAKPRRPTKKRRRDKEEQPTGSKTKMKRKYNPIRCMYCMR; from the exons ATGACAACGTTGTCTAGCCACTGGGCTCCTCAATGGTCTagtgatgaaaaagaagaactGTATGAAGTTCATGGCTGGCCAACCAATATGGTGGTTGACCTGGAAAAGCACACATACAGCTGTCGCTTTTGGCAACTCATAG GGATGCTGTGTATGCACGCAATCTCGGCTATACAGGATAAGAATGACAAACGTGCTGAAGACTATTGTCACGACTGGTTGAAGATGGAAGCGTACAGGAAGACTTATTGCTTCAATGTGAATCCAGTGAAAGGTCAGGATCTGTGGAAAAATACTCCACACCCAGCTCCCGTCCCACCACCATTTAAGGCAAAGCCTAGAAGGCCAACGAAAAAAAGGAGAAGGGACAAAGAGGAACAACCTACTGGGTCAAAAAcaaagatgaagaggaagtaTAACCCTATCAGATGCATGTATTGCATGAGATAG